A portion of the Corynebacterium heidelbergense genome contains these proteins:
- a CDS encoding Fur family transcriptional regulator: MPATTPKRNIKIGQRNTRQRAAVVDVLDEVVEFASAQDIHLRLTNRGQKVGLTTVYRTLQQLHEMGVIDTLHDDSGETLYRSCATDTHHHHLVCTSCRRTVEIDGGPVEQWAQDTAAAHGFEKTGHTAEIFGLCQDCRSR; this comes from the coding sequence AAGCGAAACATCAAGATCGGCCAACGCAACACCCGCCAACGGGCTGCTGTAGTGGATGTCCTCGATGAGGTAGTGGAGTTCGCCAGCGCTCAGGACATCCACCTGCGGCTCACTAACCGTGGACAAAAGGTGGGGCTCACCACCGTGTATCGGACCCTGCAGCAGTTACACGAGATGGGGGTTATAGACACCCTCCACGACGACTCGGGGGAAACCCTCTACCGCAGCTGTGCCACGGACACCCACCACCACCACCTGGTGTGCACCTCGTGTCGGCGCACCGTGGAGATCGACGGGGGGCCCGTGGAGCAGTGGGCTCAAGATACCGCCGCGGCCCACGGCTTCGAGAAGACCGGTCACACTGCGGAGATCTTCGGTCTGTGCCAGGACTGCCGCAGTCGGTAG